Proteins encoded within one genomic window of Humulus lupulus chromosome 1, drHumLupu1.1, whole genome shotgun sequence:
- the LOC133784375 gene encoding uncharacterized protein LOC133784375 isoform X2, with the protein MKALGIDEVKVQPSLEKGLKLYEKHIEEVNYRAFSIFEEVKKKDNDTNEDAEMEKETKVNEHLRPSRRLRRRREFNKSGNVTESPEARAEGSSISPQQHTVIKDKSKQPIVSDGEFHSPLIKPKYEPYTDDMFARDLPQDEPTPIGVIRPEPQNNGSGGEIGKKSSSEDIDAKGKTDGVASSPGLLFTRPVFSDIEYSKKRKQAASMGTCKGTLPGCSSVPLDTQTIIFPPPPAPDIPVQNNKSGGEFGKKSSYEDVNAKGKTDGVASSSPGYTSRRAFFSGIELRKRRKQAASKGTCEGILPGYSSVHLDPHTIIPPPPPAPAVTVAATSVNKPSLPVRVQRVLPHVEEVFHSDQVRAAWSFSGVDIPREVILQNIANSVQGTIALVNLFEACEQLKKDKEVECSKLMNEIEAVRDERNNIKAELDQLKTSSSAEIDQLKKSHNVEVDQLKAQIEQVKVDAEATRLQAIEETKDKEGEIMNNMFFQIWKHNRNADLSFLEGGETSLIEACERRLVEEKRLLFALHQSFPRTTMKEVQGDIRNNTPVDPSASQSNQPLQPESW; encoded by the exons ATGAAGGCTCTAGGCATCGATGAAGTAAAGGTCCAACCCAGTTTGGAAAAGGGTTTAAAATTGTATGAAAAGCATATTGAAGAAGTGAACTACAGAGCTTTTTCTATATTTGAAGAAGTGAAGAAGAAAGACAATGATACTAAC GAAGATGCTGAAATGGAGAAAGAAACGAAGGTTAATGAACATCTGAGGCCGTCGAGAAGGTTAAGAAGAAGACGTGAATTTAATAAG TCAGGGAATGTGACAGAATCACCCGAGGCTAGAGCTGAAGGTAGCTCCATTTCACCTCAGCAGCACACTGTTATAAAAGACAAGAGCAAGCAGCCCATTGTTTCAGATGGTGAGTTTCATTCTCCATTGATTAAGCCTAAATATGAGCCATATACAGATGACATGTTTGCTAGGGACCTACCACAAGACGAGCCCACTCCTATTGGGGTGATTCGTCCAG AGCCGCAAAATAATGGAAGTGGTGGAGAAATTGGCAAGAAATCTTCTTCTGAAGACATCGATGCAAAAGGGAAAACCGATGGTGTTGCCTCTTCACCAG GACTCCTGTTTACTAGGCCCGTGTTCAGTGATATTGAGTATAGCAAGAAAAGAAAGCAGGCTGCAAGCATGGGTACATGCAAAGGGACTCTACCAGGGTGTTCTTCTGTTCCCTTAGACACCCAGACTATAATCTTCCCGCCACCTCCTGCTCCTGACATTCCAGTGCAAAATAATAAAAGTGGTGGAGAATTTGGCAAGAAATCTTCTTATGAAGACGTCAATGCTAAAGGGAAAACCGATGGTGTTGCCTCTTCTTCACCAG GTTACACAAGTCGTAGGGCCTTCTTCAGTGGTATTGAGTTAAGAAAGAGAAGAAAGCAGGCTGCGAGCAAGGGCACATGCGAAGGGATTCTACCAGGGTATTCTTCTGTTCACTTAGATCCCCATACTATAATCCCTCCACCGCCTCCTGCTCCTGCGGTGACTGTTGCCGCAACATCTGTGAATAAGCCTTCATTGCCTGTTCGGGTTCAAAGGGTGCTACCTCATGTTGAGGAGGTTTTTCATAGCGATCAGGTTCGGGCAGCTTGGTCGTTTTCAGGAGTTGACATTCCAAGGGAGGTCATCCTTCAAAACATCGCAAACAGTGTGCAG GGGACGATTGCTTTGGTCAACTTGTTTGAGGCATGCGAACAGCTGAAGAAAGACAAGGAGGTTGAGTGCAGCAAGCTTATGAATGAAATTGAGGCTGTTCGTGATGAGCGGAACAACATTAAGGCTGAACTTGATCAACTCAAGACGTCCTCCAGCGCAGAGATCGATCAGCTCAAGAAGTCTCATAATGTTGAGGTCGATCAGCTTAAGGCCCAGATCGAACAAGTGAAGGTTGATGCCGAGGCTACTCGCCTTCAAGCCATCGAGGAAACGAAGGATAAGGAAGGGGAGATTATGAACAATATGTTTTTTCAAATATGGAAGCATAATCGTAATGCTGATCTCTCCTTCCTTGAGGGTGGTGAGACATCTCTGATCGAGGCTTGCGAACGAAGGCTTGTTGAGGAAAAAAGGCTTCTGTTCGCACTACATCAGAGTTTCCCAAGGACAACAATGAAAGAAGTTCAAGGGGACATAAGGAACAACACTCCCGTTGACCCTTCGGCTTCACAGAGCAACCAACCCCTTCAGCCAGAGTCCTGGTAG
- the LOC133784375 gene encoding uncharacterized protein LOC133784375 isoform X1 — protein MKALGIDEVKVQPSLEKGLKLYEKHIEEVNYRAFSIFEEVKKKDNDTNEDAEMEKETKVNEHLRPSRRLRRRREFNKSGNVTESPEARAEGSSISPQQHTVIKDKSKQPIVSDGEFHSPLIKPKYEPYTDDMFARDLPQDEPTPIGVIRPEPQNNGSGGEIGKKSSSEDIDAKGKTDGVASSPAGLLFTRPVFSDIEYSKKRKQAASMGTCKGTLPGCSSVPLDTQTIIFPPPPAPDIPVQNNKSGGEFGKKSSYEDVNAKGKTDGVASSSPGYTSRRAFFSGIELRKRRKQAASKGTCEGILPGYSSVHLDPHTIIPPPPPAPAVTVAATSVNKPSLPVRVQRVLPHVEEVFHSDQVRAAWSFSGVDIPREVILQNIANSVQGTIALVNLFEACEQLKKDKEVECSKLMNEIEAVRDERNNIKAELDQLKTSSSAEIDQLKKSHNVEVDQLKAQIEQVKVDAEATRLQAIEETKDKEGEIMNNMFFQIWKHNRNADLSFLEGGETSLIEACERRLVEEKRLLFALHQSFPRTTMKEVQGDIRNNTPVDPSASQSNQPLQPESW, from the exons ATGAAGGCTCTAGGCATCGATGAAGTAAAGGTCCAACCCAGTTTGGAAAAGGGTTTAAAATTGTATGAAAAGCATATTGAAGAAGTGAACTACAGAGCTTTTTCTATATTTGAAGAAGTGAAGAAGAAAGACAATGATACTAAC GAAGATGCTGAAATGGAGAAAGAAACGAAGGTTAATGAACATCTGAGGCCGTCGAGAAGGTTAAGAAGAAGACGTGAATTTAATAAG TCAGGGAATGTGACAGAATCACCCGAGGCTAGAGCTGAAGGTAGCTCCATTTCACCTCAGCAGCACACTGTTATAAAAGACAAGAGCAAGCAGCCCATTGTTTCAGATGGTGAGTTTCATTCTCCATTGATTAAGCCTAAATATGAGCCATATACAGATGACATGTTTGCTAGGGACCTACCACAAGACGAGCCCACTCCTATTGGGGTGATTCGTCCAG AGCCGCAAAATAATGGAAGTGGTGGAGAAATTGGCAAGAAATCTTCTTCTGAAGACATCGATGCAAAAGGGAAAACCGATGGTGTTGCCTCTTCACCAG CAGGACTCCTGTTTACTAGGCCCGTGTTCAGTGATATTGAGTATAGCAAGAAAAGAAAGCAGGCTGCAAGCATGGGTACATGCAAAGGGACTCTACCAGGGTGTTCTTCTGTTCCCTTAGACACCCAGACTATAATCTTCCCGCCACCTCCTGCTCCTGACATTCCAGTGCAAAATAATAAAAGTGGTGGAGAATTTGGCAAGAAATCTTCTTATGAAGACGTCAATGCTAAAGGGAAAACCGATGGTGTTGCCTCTTCTTCACCAG GTTACACAAGTCGTAGGGCCTTCTTCAGTGGTATTGAGTTAAGAAAGAGAAGAAAGCAGGCTGCGAGCAAGGGCACATGCGAAGGGATTCTACCAGGGTATTCTTCTGTTCACTTAGATCCCCATACTATAATCCCTCCACCGCCTCCTGCTCCTGCGGTGACTGTTGCCGCAACATCTGTGAATAAGCCTTCATTGCCTGTTCGGGTTCAAAGGGTGCTACCTCATGTTGAGGAGGTTTTTCATAGCGATCAGGTTCGGGCAGCTTGGTCGTTTTCAGGAGTTGACATTCCAAGGGAGGTCATCCTTCAAAACATCGCAAACAGTGTGCAG GGGACGATTGCTTTGGTCAACTTGTTTGAGGCATGCGAACAGCTGAAGAAAGACAAGGAGGTTGAGTGCAGCAAGCTTATGAATGAAATTGAGGCTGTTCGTGATGAGCGGAACAACATTAAGGCTGAACTTGATCAACTCAAGACGTCCTCCAGCGCAGAGATCGATCAGCTCAAGAAGTCTCATAATGTTGAGGTCGATCAGCTTAAGGCCCAGATCGAACAAGTGAAGGTTGATGCCGAGGCTACTCGCCTTCAAGCCATCGAGGAAACGAAGGATAAGGAAGGGGAGATTATGAACAATATGTTTTTTCAAATATGGAAGCATAATCGTAATGCTGATCTCTCCTTCCTTGAGGGTGGTGAGACATCTCTGATCGAGGCTTGCGAACGAAGGCTTGTTGAGGAAAAAAGGCTTCTGTTCGCACTACATCAGAGTTTCCCAAGGACAACAATGAAAGAAGTTCAAGGGGACATAAGGAACAACACTCCCGTTGACCCTTCGGCTTCACAGAGCAACCAACCCCTTCAGCCAGAGTCCTGGTAG
- the LOC133784375 gene encoding uncharacterized protein LOC133784375 isoform X5, whose translation MKALGIDEVKVQPSLEKGLKLYEKHIEEVNYRAFSIFEEVKKKDNDTNEDAEMEKETKVNEHLRPSRRLRRRREFNKSGNVTESPEARAEGSSISPQQHTVIKDKSKQPIVSDGEFHSPLIKPKYEPYTDDMFARDLPQDEPTPIGVIRPEPQNNGSGGEIGKKSSSEDIDAKGKTDGVASSPGYTSRRAFFSGIELRKRRKQAASKGTCEGILPGYSSVHLDPHTIIPPPPPAPAVTVAATSVNKPSLPVRVQRVLPHVEEVFHSDQVRAAWSFSGVDIPREVILQNIANSVQGTIALVNLFEACEQLKKDKEVECSKLMNEIEAVRDERNNIKAELDQLKTSSSAEIDQLKKSHNVEVDQLKAQIEQVKVDAEATRLQAIEETKDKEGEIMNNMFFQIWKHNRNADLSFLEGGETSLIEACERRLVEEKRLLFALHQSFPRTTMKEVQGDIRNNTPVDPSASQSNQPLQPESW comes from the exons ATGAAGGCTCTAGGCATCGATGAAGTAAAGGTCCAACCCAGTTTGGAAAAGGGTTTAAAATTGTATGAAAAGCATATTGAAGAAGTGAACTACAGAGCTTTTTCTATATTTGAAGAAGTGAAGAAGAAAGACAATGATACTAAC GAAGATGCTGAAATGGAGAAAGAAACGAAGGTTAATGAACATCTGAGGCCGTCGAGAAGGTTAAGAAGAAGACGTGAATTTAATAAG TCAGGGAATGTGACAGAATCACCCGAGGCTAGAGCTGAAGGTAGCTCCATTTCACCTCAGCAGCACACTGTTATAAAAGACAAGAGCAAGCAGCCCATTGTTTCAGATGGTGAGTTTCATTCTCCATTGATTAAGCCTAAATATGAGCCATATACAGATGACATGTTTGCTAGGGACCTACCACAAGACGAGCCCACTCCTATTGGGGTGATTCGTCCAG AGCCGCAAAATAATGGAAGTGGTGGAGAAATTGGCAAGAAATCTTCTTCTGAAGACATCGATGCAAAAGGGAAAACCGATGGTGTTGCCTCTTCACCAG GTTACACAAGTCGTAGGGCCTTCTTCAGTGGTATTGAGTTAAGAAAGAGAAGAAAGCAGGCTGCGAGCAAGGGCACATGCGAAGGGATTCTACCAGGGTATTCTTCTGTTCACTTAGATCCCCATACTATAATCCCTCCACCGCCTCCTGCTCCTGCGGTGACTGTTGCCGCAACATCTGTGAATAAGCCTTCATTGCCTGTTCGGGTTCAAAGGGTGCTACCTCATGTTGAGGAGGTTTTTCATAGCGATCAGGTTCGGGCAGCTTGGTCGTTTTCAGGAGTTGACATTCCAAGGGAGGTCATCCTTCAAAACATCGCAAACAGTGTGCAG GGGACGATTGCTTTGGTCAACTTGTTTGAGGCATGCGAACAGCTGAAGAAAGACAAGGAGGTTGAGTGCAGCAAGCTTATGAATGAAATTGAGGCTGTTCGTGATGAGCGGAACAACATTAAGGCTGAACTTGATCAACTCAAGACGTCCTCCAGCGCAGAGATCGATCAGCTCAAGAAGTCTCATAATGTTGAGGTCGATCAGCTTAAGGCCCAGATCGAACAAGTGAAGGTTGATGCCGAGGCTACTCGCCTTCAAGCCATCGAGGAAACGAAGGATAAGGAAGGGGAGATTATGAACAATATGTTTTTTCAAATATGGAAGCATAATCGTAATGCTGATCTCTCCTTCCTTGAGGGTGGTGAGACATCTCTGATCGAGGCTTGCGAACGAAGGCTTGTTGAGGAAAAAAGGCTTCTGTTCGCACTACATCAGAGTTTCCCAAGGACAACAATGAAAGAAGTTCAAGGGGACATAAGGAACAACACTCCCGTTGACCCTTCGGCTTCACAGAGCAACCAACCCCTTCAGCCAGAGTCCTGGTAG
- the LOC133784375 gene encoding uncharacterized protein LOC133784375 isoform X3, with protein MKALGIDEVKVQPSLEKGLKLYEKHIEEVNYRAFSIFEEVKKKDNDTNEDAEMEKETKVNEHLRPSRRLRRRREFNKSGNVTESPEARAEGSSISPQQHTVIKDKSKQPIVSDEPQNNGSGGEIGKKSSSEDIDAKGKTDGVASSPAGLLFTRPVFSDIEYSKKRKQAASMGTCKGTLPGCSSVPLDTQTIIFPPPPAPDIPVQNNKSGGEFGKKSSYEDVNAKGKTDGVASSSPGYTSRRAFFSGIELRKRRKQAASKGTCEGILPGYSSVHLDPHTIIPPPPPAPAVTVAATSVNKPSLPVRVQRVLPHVEEVFHSDQVRAAWSFSGVDIPREVILQNIANSVQGTIALVNLFEACEQLKKDKEVECSKLMNEIEAVRDERNNIKAELDQLKTSSSAEIDQLKKSHNVEVDQLKAQIEQVKVDAEATRLQAIEETKDKEGEIMNNMFFQIWKHNRNADLSFLEGGETSLIEACERRLVEEKRLLFALHQSFPRTTMKEVQGDIRNNTPVDPSASQSNQPLQPESW; from the exons ATGAAGGCTCTAGGCATCGATGAAGTAAAGGTCCAACCCAGTTTGGAAAAGGGTTTAAAATTGTATGAAAAGCATATTGAAGAAGTGAACTACAGAGCTTTTTCTATATTTGAAGAAGTGAAGAAGAAAGACAATGATACTAAC GAAGATGCTGAAATGGAGAAAGAAACGAAGGTTAATGAACATCTGAGGCCGTCGAGAAGGTTAAGAAGAAGACGTGAATTTAATAAG TCAGGGAATGTGACAGAATCACCCGAGGCTAGAGCTGAAGGTAGCTCCATTTCACCTCAGCAGCACACTGTTATAAAAGACAAGAGCAAGCAGCCCATTGTTTCAGATG AGCCGCAAAATAATGGAAGTGGTGGAGAAATTGGCAAGAAATCTTCTTCTGAAGACATCGATGCAAAAGGGAAAACCGATGGTGTTGCCTCTTCACCAG CAGGACTCCTGTTTACTAGGCCCGTGTTCAGTGATATTGAGTATAGCAAGAAAAGAAAGCAGGCTGCAAGCATGGGTACATGCAAAGGGACTCTACCAGGGTGTTCTTCTGTTCCCTTAGACACCCAGACTATAATCTTCCCGCCACCTCCTGCTCCTGACATTCCAGTGCAAAATAATAAAAGTGGTGGAGAATTTGGCAAGAAATCTTCTTATGAAGACGTCAATGCTAAAGGGAAAACCGATGGTGTTGCCTCTTCTTCACCAG GTTACACAAGTCGTAGGGCCTTCTTCAGTGGTATTGAGTTAAGAAAGAGAAGAAAGCAGGCTGCGAGCAAGGGCACATGCGAAGGGATTCTACCAGGGTATTCTTCTGTTCACTTAGATCCCCATACTATAATCCCTCCACCGCCTCCTGCTCCTGCGGTGACTGTTGCCGCAACATCTGTGAATAAGCCTTCATTGCCTGTTCGGGTTCAAAGGGTGCTACCTCATGTTGAGGAGGTTTTTCATAGCGATCAGGTTCGGGCAGCTTGGTCGTTTTCAGGAGTTGACATTCCAAGGGAGGTCATCCTTCAAAACATCGCAAACAGTGTGCAG GGGACGATTGCTTTGGTCAACTTGTTTGAGGCATGCGAACAGCTGAAGAAAGACAAGGAGGTTGAGTGCAGCAAGCTTATGAATGAAATTGAGGCTGTTCGTGATGAGCGGAACAACATTAAGGCTGAACTTGATCAACTCAAGACGTCCTCCAGCGCAGAGATCGATCAGCTCAAGAAGTCTCATAATGTTGAGGTCGATCAGCTTAAGGCCCAGATCGAACAAGTGAAGGTTGATGCCGAGGCTACTCGCCTTCAAGCCATCGAGGAAACGAAGGATAAGGAAGGGGAGATTATGAACAATATGTTTTTTCAAATATGGAAGCATAATCGTAATGCTGATCTCTCCTTCCTTGAGGGTGGTGAGACATCTCTGATCGAGGCTTGCGAACGAAGGCTTGTTGAGGAAAAAAGGCTTCTGTTCGCACTACATCAGAGTTTCCCAAGGACAACAATGAAAGAAGTTCAAGGGGACATAAGGAACAACACTCCCGTTGACCCTTCGGCTTCACAGAGCAACCAACCCCTTCAGCCAGAGTCCTGGTAG
- the LOC133784375 gene encoding uncharacterized protein LOC133784375 isoform X4, which translates to MKALGIDEVKVQPSLEKGLKLYEKHIEEVNYRAFSIFEEVKKKDNDTNEDAEMEKETKVNEHLRPSRRLRRRREFNKSGNVTESPEARAEGSSISPQQHTVIKDKSKQPIVSDEPQNNGSGGEIGKKSSSEDIDAKGKTDGVASSPGLLFTRPVFSDIEYSKKRKQAASMGTCKGTLPGCSSVPLDTQTIIFPPPPAPDIPVQNNKSGGEFGKKSSYEDVNAKGKTDGVASSSPGYTSRRAFFSGIELRKRRKQAASKGTCEGILPGYSSVHLDPHTIIPPPPPAPAVTVAATSVNKPSLPVRVQRVLPHVEEVFHSDQVRAAWSFSGVDIPREVILQNIANSVQGTIALVNLFEACEQLKKDKEVECSKLMNEIEAVRDERNNIKAELDQLKTSSSAEIDQLKKSHNVEVDQLKAQIEQVKVDAEATRLQAIEETKDKEGEIMNNMFFQIWKHNRNADLSFLEGGETSLIEACERRLVEEKRLLFALHQSFPRTTMKEVQGDIRNNTPVDPSASQSNQPLQPESW; encoded by the exons ATGAAGGCTCTAGGCATCGATGAAGTAAAGGTCCAACCCAGTTTGGAAAAGGGTTTAAAATTGTATGAAAAGCATATTGAAGAAGTGAACTACAGAGCTTTTTCTATATTTGAAGAAGTGAAGAAGAAAGACAATGATACTAAC GAAGATGCTGAAATGGAGAAAGAAACGAAGGTTAATGAACATCTGAGGCCGTCGAGAAGGTTAAGAAGAAGACGTGAATTTAATAAG TCAGGGAATGTGACAGAATCACCCGAGGCTAGAGCTGAAGGTAGCTCCATTTCACCTCAGCAGCACACTGTTATAAAAGACAAGAGCAAGCAGCCCATTGTTTCAGATG AGCCGCAAAATAATGGAAGTGGTGGAGAAATTGGCAAGAAATCTTCTTCTGAAGACATCGATGCAAAAGGGAAAACCGATGGTGTTGCCTCTTCACCAG GACTCCTGTTTACTAGGCCCGTGTTCAGTGATATTGAGTATAGCAAGAAAAGAAAGCAGGCTGCAAGCATGGGTACATGCAAAGGGACTCTACCAGGGTGTTCTTCTGTTCCCTTAGACACCCAGACTATAATCTTCCCGCCACCTCCTGCTCCTGACATTCCAGTGCAAAATAATAAAAGTGGTGGAGAATTTGGCAAGAAATCTTCTTATGAAGACGTCAATGCTAAAGGGAAAACCGATGGTGTTGCCTCTTCTTCACCAG GTTACACAAGTCGTAGGGCCTTCTTCAGTGGTATTGAGTTAAGAAAGAGAAGAAAGCAGGCTGCGAGCAAGGGCACATGCGAAGGGATTCTACCAGGGTATTCTTCTGTTCACTTAGATCCCCATACTATAATCCCTCCACCGCCTCCTGCTCCTGCGGTGACTGTTGCCGCAACATCTGTGAATAAGCCTTCATTGCCTGTTCGGGTTCAAAGGGTGCTACCTCATGTTGAGGAGGTTTTTCATAGCGATCAGGTTCGGGCAGCTTGGTCGTTTTCAGGAGTTGACATTCCAAGGGAGGTCATCCTTCAAAACATCGCAAACAGTGTGCAG GGGACGATTGCTTTGGTCAACTTGTTTGAGGCATGCGAACAGCTGAAGAAAGACAAGGAGGTTGAGTGCAGCAAGCTTATGAATGAAATTGAGGCTGTTCGTGATGAGCGGAACAACATTAAGGCTGAACTTGATCAACTCAAGACGTCCTCCAGCGCAGAGATCGATCAGCTCAAGAAGTCTCATAATGTTGAGGTCGATCAGCTTAAGGCCCAGATCGAACAAGTGAAGGTTGATGCCGAGGCTACTCGCCTTCAAGCCATCGAGGAAACGAAGGATAAGGAAGGGGAGATTATGAACAATATGTTTTTTCAAATATGGAAGCATAATCGTAATGCTGATCTCTCCTTCCTTGAGGGTGGTGAGACATCTCTGATCGAGGCTTGCGAACGAAGGCTTGTTGAGGAAAAAAGGCTTCTGTTCGCACTACATCAGAGTTTCCCAAGGACAACAATGAAAGAAGTTCAAGGGGACATAAGGAACAACACTCCCGTTGACCCTTCGGCTTCACAGAGCAACCAACCCCTTCAGCCAGAGTCCTGGTAG